TTAAGAGAAGACTTTTGTTTCACACTTGTGCAATTGAATTCCTCACCACTTTGCTGCAACAACACAAAAGACCCTATCATATACATAATGACTTTAGAACTGAGACGTAGCAAGACGGATAAAAGTCTAAGCCAAGAAGATCTTTGGTTTAAATAGATTACATGTaactttcttttcctttgaaaACACTTATTGGTATATATCCGCAGACAAGACAAACTGTGGGttcattttgaaaatattgtaaaCCCAGAATACAACATGCAACATCATTAATGAAAGCAATAAATCTAATGTTTCCGTAAGAGAGAGGTGCGAACATACATCTTAGAGAGCTTCTTCGGTGTGTGACCTTAGGGACGTTGATGAGAGCAAGCTACGCCGTTAGATCTTTCAACTGAGAAGAAAGATTCGACTTTGATTTCTCCATCAGTGAGAAGAAAATATGGATCAAAACCTTCCCATATCTCTCCAGAAAGAACAGTAGCTAAGTCCACCAAAGAATCATCCAGTAAATTCTCATGTAATCTGACAACTACTCGGAACATGTTAGACACCAGGGGGTTCCTTAAAAAGGGTTTCAGTGCACCCCCAAGTTCAACCATATCAGAACACAGAGCTTTCTTGTCATTGCTGTCAGTTGGGAATCTGAATATGCAGTTGGAGAAGACGTAGAGACCGAGGAGATTACCATAGAGTGGCAAAAACACATCCTTGTGGTTCCCTACACCACCTACCCAGTTCTCTCTTTGTTTACTAACATGGTCTTTAGCGAAAGAAAGCAACTGATTGTGGAATTTACTCCTCCAGTCGAGTAGTTGTGCCAGGGAAAAGTCACTCATTGGTAGTTTCTGTAGATGGTAACAGCCGAACTGCAAGATCAGAAgcttttcttcatggtgatTATCGATTTCTTTGTCAAAAACCCGTCTAACTAAATCACTACCTCCCTTTGGTGGGGGTAAGTAATCTGCAGTGTTGAAGACCCATTTCGAGAGATATTGCGAATACTCGTTCCAGTGCCCAAAGACAGAAGATAAATGGTTGAAGCTCAGTTCTAAGACTTTATCTACTTGAGTAGGAACTTCCATAGCAGTGAAGAAACACTTTTGGACATCCGTAGCGAGTTTTGACCTGATgatatcatcttcatcctccaaCAATTTGATGCAAGTGAACCACATATCCAGAATTTGATATGCGTATACATTGCAAGCCTTTTGAAATGTGCTTAGTATTTCAGAGGGAATTTGGTGATTTAAGGCAAGAGGACCTACGATCTTGGCTTGTTCCAGTATACCAGATGCTATAATAGCTTCTGCAGATGCATGGCGAACATTCACTTGCTCGGATGATAAGCTTTTCTCTTTGATCATGTTAACAAAGTAAGAGACACAATCAATTACGCAGCCCCTTCTTGATTCCTCTTCCTTTTCAGAATCGTTTTTGTGAAAGAACAAACCTGTGAGATGCTTCACACAAATTGCTAGGCAACACATGAGTGTACCTCGGATTTTAGCACGTCGTGTGCTCTCATATAGAGAAGTCAGCCTGCCCCAAAGATGAAGCACCAAATCATAGTTCAACGAACCAACGTAAATGCCTTCAACAGATTCCCCTTTACATGATTTTTTGAACATGAGCAGATTCCACTGGAAAAGAATCTTTAGAATGTAGTTCTCACATTTATGGTTTTTCTCCTTGTCCAAGAGCTCTAATAATACCAACTGGAGACCATTTTTCGCCCAGTTCCAAATACTGCTTGACTCTGAGAAACTGGAATCTTCTGACTTCAGAAACTGCAGAAACCATTTCAGTGTTGCAAGACGAACTTCATATGATTGATCCGATAAACAACGAAGGAGCCTTTCGTTAAGGTCAGGATAATCTGATGCTTCAGGAACTTTCTGCAATCGTAGTAGATTTGGTCTTTGAGTAATCTGGAAAACTTCCGCTGCTTCATCAGATGGTTGAAATATGCAGCCAAAATATGATACAGCTGCTTGTTCTCTAAGCTCAGCGATTGAAGGGTCATAATAGGAGAAACCATAAGAAGCATCTGTATTCAGGCAATTTGTAGACAGATCCAGATGCAATTTGTAAATGTCCCTCAGATTTTTGCTTTCAGAGCTTGTCCTTTCAATAACTCGCATATGATCAAGCACTCTCAAAAACGATGTACAGAGGATCGGGCATGGACACGTCAATGGAGAAGCCATCCATGTGCATTTTGAAAGGACATTGATCAATTTTCCAATAATCTGATCCTTCTTAGAGTCATCAGCGAGGTCTCTACAATTTGTATCTAGGAGATTACCAAGTTGCAACAAAATTCCATGAAGATAATTGAAGGACCCACCTTGAGCCACATTAGAAGGTAAAGTTGAGGCAATTTGGAGCAGAACACTTTGGAGTTTCTCATTGGAAACAAGACCTACTAGAGCACGTGATGCCAAAACACGAACACGGAGATTTCTTTGAGTAGAGCATTTCATTATAAAGGGCATGAAAACGAACGGGTCCAGGTCATCTCCAGTTTCACTTGCAATGGGTGAAGGCTTAAGCCTAGATAACAGAATCAGAATGGGCCATAAACTCGGGTGGACAAGATTTGCGAGGTTTGAATCAGATGGACCAGATGTGTCGAGCAAATCAGTTGCTGTCTTTAGTTCACTGTATATGAAAGGGTGCAACAAGGGGTACCTTCAAGAAACCCAACACAACAATAAATACTGGATGGAAACAATGCATTGTCATATGTAGAGACagctacaaaagaaaaataaaaattcaggGGAGGATCCTATAGACACACCTGTGAAAAAATTCAAGTCCAGTCAAGGCACGACGGGTAGATACACGTTTTTGAACATTAAGGAATCCAATCATTCGACGGACCAAGGCAGTGTATGCAAGTGTGGCACTGTTTCTGACCTCCCAATATTGTGAAGAGAAGGATCTTATTGAAACAATCATAGCCTCCGCCGAAAACCCAGAAGTATCAGTGCTCAAGTTCGTGTCGTTGAAAGCAGCTTTGAGAACATTGAACGCATGCACCGTTGGAACGACTCCTTCATCACGGACCTTTGAAAGATTTTCACTTGAATGCATATCAGAAGAACTGATCTCCTCAACCATGTGATTAGAACCTTTCTGTTCCATGGGATCCAAGAGAGGTTTCTCTGCAAGACTTACTAGCCACCTAAGCGCCTGAGGGAGAAGTTTCTTTGGTGAACCTTCCGGTTCTGAGAGGAAAAGAGCAATAAATGCAGCGGGAATTCCTGCACTTCTTCTTAACACATCGTCCACTGTTTGTCCTCTCGCCACAGTTCTTTCCATAAGTTGCTCCATCCAGGATTCTGTTAACTTACAAAGTctacgaaaagaaaaaacaaacacaatatatCAGTGAAGTGAAAAACAAGATCCAAGGGCACACGGGAAGCTTAAAAACATACCTTGGATCATTAGAACATAATAAACGGTGGCACAAAGCTGTAAAACCAGCTCTTGTCTTATCTATCGCACCATTGTGCTTCATTTTCAGAAGTACTTCCAAGAAGTGGTCTCCAATCTTTTCAAGTTGCTTCAGATCAAGCAGTAATTCAGAATTTTCAATCACTGAATCACTGGGGGCTGCAGAAGCTGAATTACCATTTTCTAAAGGTCTAAGGCTACAGGTAGGTAATGGAATCTTTCTTATGATGGTTCCCAAAAGAAGACTCACCTGAAGAAAGAAACTAGTTTATATCAGgattttaattagaaaactaataaaatgcAATATTCTCCATTTCAGGATGAATAGCTCTACTAGTCGAGAAAAGTATTataatgaaaacacaaaaaagtgaTGCCAAAGTAAGGACAATTATCAGAAAGATGATAGAATCAATACCTCCTTCATAGCGAGCCAGCAACCAACCATAACTACCTGTTCTGATTGTATTTTTTCAtgcacaggttttggaaaagtACTCTTGTGTTCCTCTGAGAGAACAGCGGCAGCATCATCTTGAACATTTGACAAGAAACCATCATCTTCTATTATGTCATCCATATCCTCCGGCaaactcaaagcatctgcagaAACCACCCACAGTGCTAGTGTAGTTATTCGCGTCACCAGTTTAAGAAGCTTTTCTAGTTCCTTTCTCATCTCTGACATACTTAACCCTGCGTTAGAGTTCCAGTCCAACTCCTCAAATGTATAACGCAAAGCCAGTAATACCCCATGAACAAAACTGTTCTTACATGCTTCAGAGAGATCACGCTCTCCCTCCATCACAGAAACATCAAGCCAATGAATAAGTGATTTGATATACTCAATCACAGGATACTTGGGTTTAGAGTTCTGATAAAGACCATTTATGCTTTCACACTCTNNNNNNNNNNNNNNNNNNNNNNNNNNNNNNNNNNNNNNNNNNNNNNNNNNNNNNNNNNNNNNNNNNNNNNNNNNNNNNNNNNNNNNNNNNNNNNNNNNNNNNNNNNNNNNNNNNNNNNNNNNNNNNNNNNNNNNNNNNNNNNNNNNNNNNNNNNNNNNNNNNNNNNNNNNNNNNNNNNNNNNNNNNNNNNNNNNNNNNNNNNNNNNNNNNNNNNNNNNNNNNNNNNNNNNNNNNNNNNNNNNNNNNNNNNNNNNNNNNNNNNNNNNNNNNNNNNNNNNNNNNNNNNNNNNNNNNNNNNNNNNNNNNNNNNNNNNNNNNNNNNNNNNNNNNNNNNNNNNNNNNNNNNNNNNNNNNNNNNNNNNNNNNNNNNNNNNNNNNNNNNNNNNNNNNNNNNNNNNNNNNNNNNNNNNNNNNNNNNNNNNNNNNNNNNNNNNNNNNNNNNNNNNNNNNNNNNNNNNNNNNNNNNNNNNNNNNNNNNNNNNNNNNNNNNNNNNNNNNNNNNNNNNNNNNNNNNNNNNNNNNNNNNNNNNNNNNNNNNNNNNNNNNNNNNNNNNNNNNNNNNNNNNNNNNNNNNNNNNNNNNNNNNNNNNNNNNNNNNNNNNNNNNNNNNNNNNNNNNNNNNNNNNNNNNNNNNNNNNNNNNNNNNNNNNNNNNNNNNNNNNNNNNNNNNNNNNNNNNNNNNNNNNNNNNNNNNNNNNNNNNNNNNNNNNNNNNNNNNNNNNNNNNNNNNNNNNNNNNNNNNNNNNNNNNNNNNNNNNNNNNNNNNNNNNNNNNNNNNNNNNNNNNNNNNNNNNNNNNNNNNNNNNNNNNNNNNNNNNNNNNNNNNNNNNNNNNNNNNNNNNNNNNNNNNNNNNNNNNNNNNNNNNNNNNNNNNNNNNNNNNNNNNNNNNNNNNNNNNNNNNNNNNNNNNNNNNNNNNNNNNNNNNNNNNNNNNNNNNNNNNNNNNNNNNNNNNNNNNNNNNNNNNNNNNNNNNNNNNNNNNNNNNNNNNNNNNNNNNNNNNNNNNNNNNNNNNNNNNNNNNNNNNNNNNNNNNNNNNNNNNNNNNNNNNNNNNNNNNNNNNNNNNNNNNNNNNNNNNNNNNNNNNNNNNNNNNNNNNNNNNNNNNNNNNNNNNNNNNNNNNNNNNNNNNNNNNNNNNNNNNNNNNNNNNNNNNNNNNNNNNNNNNNNNNNNNNNNNNNNNNNNNNNNNNNNNNNNNNNNNNNNNNNNNNNNNNNNNNNNNNNNNNNNNNNNNNNNNNNNNNNNNNNNNNNNNNNNNNNNNNNNNNNNNNNNNNNNNNNNNNNNNNNNNNNNNNNNNNNNNNNNNNNNNNNNNNNNNNNNNNNNNNNNNNNNNNNNNNNNNNNNNNNNNNNNNNNNNNNNNNNNNNNNNNNNNNNNNNNNNNNNNNNNNNNNNNNNNNNNNNNNNNNNNNNNNNNNNNNNNNNNNNNGTTGCCATTATTTTTCTCCTGTAAGGGGCAGAAGGGTAGCAAGATAGAAACAAAAAGGAACTCAACCACCTCATAAACTTGAACAAACTCTCTGCTCGTAGAACTGCATTCTCGTCGCTTTTAAGTGGTTGCAAGCTCCCATGCTTATACTGCTTTTCCAGCGACGTACGGACCCGGGAAAAAAATTTCCTGAACAAACTGGTCCACTTCATTTGAAAACCTGTAGAAGATGACCTCATGTTCAAGGGAACAGCCTCCTTCATGAGATAAAGCTCTAAGGGGGATGGAAGTCTAGCATTCTTGGGGTTTAAGAAGAGTGTCTCTGCAGCATCCACGCGAACAGACTCATCAACATGGGTTAAGGCCATTTTCAGCCACTCAATGGGTACTTTTAATTCAACACCCTTAATTTGGACAATTGCAAATGCATCAGTACTTCTTTTTTGTTCAATATCCCCTTCAAGGAATGCAAGTGTACGACAAACTTTCAGCAATGATACTAAAACAACCACTTTCTGTTCGACTGTCAGTTCCATACTCATGTTACTCAACTCAGTATAGTTTAGCTTGGTCTCCTCCTCACTCGGCCCAATAGATATATACGCAAGCAAAAGAAATATACTGTCTACATCCAATTCGAGCAAAACTTGTACTGCATAAGTATTCAGATTGGACCTAAGTTTCGACATGCCAGAAGCAAGCCCGTAAAGGAAAGGAGGCAAACAATGTTCTCGATAACGTGCATAACCCTGGTCAACACCTTCGCTCCCCCAGCTTTCATCACGCAACATTTCAAGGAAACATTTCAAAAATGATGTTACAGCATAGcagacatcatcatcaatatatGCATTCGCCATCTCGAACAACAGGTTAGGGCTCATATCCATCAACGTCTTAGCACCTAATCGTCTTGTCAAGGATGCCAATGGAACATACCTTCCCTTACAGCGTGATCCTAAACGAAGAAGATAGTTGACAATTTTAAGCAAAGATTCCCTTATTCCCACTTTATCATCTGTCTGGTGAACCGTGGTTTGGATATCTAGTAAGAGGTCAAACATGAGATGGACTTGTTTGACTGTCTGGCTCAAAGGGTCCTCCAAGTTGT
The sequence above is drawn from the Camelina sativa cultivar DH55 chromosome 4, Cs, whole genome shotgun sequence genome and encodes:
- the LOC104784082 gene encoding uncharacterized protein LOC104784082 — protein: MSAKWRALQHRHRYTYSAVLFPSSFTASLSQSSLFQSCPKFYSNIEELVSLNSIYAQVNHAKKIVASFGEVLAKTNENEGGEREAVFVREAIRFYLEILFMENSLPLHKTLVSALAKTSKFHSVISLCFKELCDEYGGLEDGGNRFCVSRVALSVMGMPKLGYLVDIIEDCALLVGYDIVSGLNGIILDTEACDRPPPTVMEQCQEALSCSYYLFQRFPLKFKGLVGEDENFMESVLAVQLSILKSSAFSRDCYVAAGVSFCAALQVCLKDEELGMFIAQGIFCWSSVVGLTDIVSKIPFAGDICSEICSFSSLSRLCLIRGILTTVSRGILVSSFAQLSNSDCDHRTILYDGILLELCDLCENPIDSHLNFHALTVMQICLQQIKTSMLTDLSEDYDLMPDSMTARVLRIIWNNLEDPLSQTVKQVHLMFDLLLDIQTTVHQTDDKVGIRESLLKIVNYLLRLGSRCKGRYVPLASLTRRLGAKTLMDMSPNLLFEMANAYIDDDVCYAVTSFLKCFLEMLRDESWGSEGVDQGYARYREHCLPPFLYGLASGMSKLRSNLNTYAVQVLLELDVDSIFLLLAYISIGPSEEETKLNYTELSNMSMELTVEQKVVVLVSLLKVCRTLAFLEGDIEQKRSTDAFAIVQIKGVELKVPIEWLKMALTHVDESVRVDAAETLFLNPKNARLPSPLELYLMKEAVPLNMRSSSTGFQMKWTSLFRKFFSRVRTSLEKQYKHGSLQPLKSDENAVLRAESLFKFMRWLSSFLFLSCYPSAPYRRKIMCESINGLYQNSKPKYPVIEYIKSLIHWLDVSVMEGERDLSEACKNSFVHGVLLALRYTFEELDWNSNAGLSMSEMRKELEKLLKLVTRITTLALWVVSADALSLPEDMDDIIEDDGFLSNVQDDAAAVLSEEHKSTFPKPVHEKIQSEQVVMVGCWLAMKEVSLLLGTIIRKIPLPTCSLRPLENGNSASAAPSDSVIENSELLLDLKQLEKIGDHFLEVLLKMKHNGAIDKTRAGFTALCHRLLCSNDPRLCKLTESWMEQLMERTVARGQTVDDVLRRSAGIPAAFIALFLSEPEGSPKKLLPQALRWLVSLAEKPLLDPMEQKGSNHMVEEISSSDMHSSENLSKVRDEGVVPTVHAFNVLKAAFNDTNLSTDTSGFSAEAMIVSIRSFSSQYWEVRNSATLAYTALVRRMIGFLNVQKRVSTRRALTGLEFFHRYPLLHPFIYSELKTATDLLDTSGPSDSNLANLVHPSLWPILILLSRLKPSPIASETGDDLDPFVFMPFIMKCSTQRNLRVRVLASRALVGLVSNEKLQSVLLQIASTLPSNVAQGGSFNYLHGILLQLGNLLDTNCRDLADDSKKDQIIGKLINVLSKCTWMASPLTCPCPILCTSFLRVLDHMRVIERTSSESKNLRDIYKLHLDLSTNCLNTDASYGFSYYDPSIAELREQAAVSYFGCIFQPSDEAAEVFQITQRPNLLRLQKVPEASDYPDLNERLLRCLSDQSYEVRLATLKWFLQFLKSEDSSFSESSSIWNWAKNGLQLVLLELLDKEKNHKCENYILKILFQWNLLMFKKSCKGESVEGIYVGSLNYDLVLHLWGRLTSLYESTRRAKIRGTLMCCLAICVKHLTGLFFHKNDSEKEEESRRGCVIDCVSYFVNMIKEKSLSSEQVNVRHASAEAIIASGILEQAKIVGPLALNHQIPSEILSTFQKACNVYAYQILDMWFTCIKLLEDEDDIIRSKLATDVQKCFFTAMEVPTQVDKVLELSFNHLSSVFGHWNEYSQYLSKWVFNTADYLPPPKGGSDLVRRVFDKEIDNHHEEKLLILQFGCYHLQKLPMSDFSLAQLLDWRSKFHNQLLSFAKDHVSKQRENWVGGVGNHKDVFLPLYGNLLGLYVFSNCIFRFPTDSNDKKALCSDMVELGGALKPFLRNPLVSNMFRVVVRLHENLLDDSLVDLATVLSGEIWEGFDPYFLLTDGEIKVESFFSVERSNGVACSHQRP